In a single window of the Victivallis lenta genome:
- a CDS encoding glycoside hydrolase family 5 protein — protein MMRVLKSALLPAALFLAFCCGAEPAPLKVSDGKLTAAGREIRLRGINWGWWHLEGTVYTEEHMRKQAEWGANVVRLAMTYTDIANKDGSWNTERFAEVDEVVRWAKRYEQYVILDMHVAKGGQNNAHYTDGGRNLLWQDVKLQELLCRQWAELARRYRAEPAVAAYEILNEPGTEPRDPSLVVALNRKVIRAIRQVDPEKIIVVSGDDWSNARSVVDEIRVDDPNILYTFHFYEGAFADSWLGNAGENGDFLSGSREWTEFKLPLEIPEGIRRISLLLRSADNSGSAWFDDITLTDETGKNIHGISFDGGPGAFKVERSPEACGAYDAGIGYAAPGSLRVSGSTGYNGWIGPKWDIVPGTYILSGRIRLENATGRTYLAAALFGPGSTKNDDELRRKLAVPAAFARKHGVPVWVGEFAVTRDSGSGDHQARATEQRIRLFEEYGFHWTYWNYRETTGPDTMALLAQKPDGSDYPVNVPLLKVLTEGWMRNHSDRNIHKEK, from the coding sequence ATGATGAGAGTGTTGAAATCAGCCCTTTTGCCGGCAGCCCTGTTTCTCGCCTTCTGCTGTGGCGCGGAACCGGCTCCCCTCAAGGTGTCGGACGGCAAGCTGACGGCGGCGGGCAGGGAAATCCGCCTGCGCGGCATCAACTGGGGCTGGTGGCATCTGGAGGGGACTGTTTATACCGAGGAGCATATGAGGAAACAGGCGGAATGGGGAGCGAACGTCGTCCGGCTCGCCATGACCTATACTGACATCGCGAATAAAGACGGTTCCTGGAACACGGAGCGTTTCGCCGAAGTCGATGAAGTCGTGCGGTGGGCGAAGCGGTACGAACAGTACGTGATTCTCGATATGCATGTCGCCAAGGGAGGCCAGAACAACGCCCATTATACCGACGGTGGGCGGAATCTGCTTTGGCAGGATGTGAAGCTGCAGGAGCTTCTCTGCCGTCAATGGGCCGAACTGGCCCGCCGTTACCGGGCCGAACCGGCGGTGGCCGCCTATGAGATTCTGAACGAACCCGGGACGGAACCCCGCGATCCCTCTCTTGTGGTCGCCCTGAACCGAAAGGTGATTCGGGCGATCCGTCAGGTCGACCCGGAGAAGATCATCGTCGTAAGCGGAGATGACTGGAGCAACGCTCGGAGCGTCGTTGACGAAATCCGGGTGGACGACCCCAATATCCTCTACACGTTTCACTTCTACGAAGGCGCGTTTGCCGACTCCTGGCTGGGCAACGCCGGCGAAAACGGGGACTTCCTCTCCGGCAGCCGGGAATGGACGGAATTTAAATTGCCGCTCGAAATTCCGGAAGGCATTCGGCGGATTTCGCTCCTGCTCCGTTCGGCCGACAACAGCGGTTCCGCCTGGTTCGACGACATCACATTGACTGACGAAACGGGTAAAAACATACACGGTATTTCGTTCGACGGCGGCCCCGGGGCGTTCAAGGTGGAGCGTTCCCCGGAAGCCTGCGGCGCGTATGACGCCGGGATCGGTTATGCGGCTCCCGGTAGCCTCCGTGTGAGCGGCAGCACCGGCTACAACGGTTGGATCGGCCCTAAATGGGATATCGTTCCGGGAACGTACATTCTCTCCGGCCGGATTCGGCTGGAAAATGCCACCGGCCGGACCTATCTTGCCGCTGCGCTGTTCGGGCCCGGCTCCACGAAGAACGACGACGAACTTCGCCGGAAGCTCGCCGTTCCTGCAGCATTCGCCCGGAAACACGGGGTGCCGGTTTGGGTCGGGGAGTTCGCTGTCACCCGCGACAGCGGTTCCGGCGATCATCAGGCTCGGGCCACGGAACAGCGGATCCGGCTCTTCGAGGAGTACGGTTTCCACTGGACCTACTGGAATTACCGCGAGACAACCGGACCGGACACCATGGCGCTTCTGGCGCAGAAGCCGGACGGAAGCGACTACCCCGTCAACGTCCCGTTGCTGAAGGTCCTGACTGAGGGCTGGATGCGGAATCATTCGGACCGGAACATTCATAAGGAGAAGTAA
- a CDS encoding LacI family DNA-binding transcriptional regulator, whose amino-acid sequence MNRVEQAGKGNAPRSAAGVMEQIAGRVGCSKSTVSRVLSGKGKNFSVRPELREAILRTADELEYRPNPFLQMMRSRESKIIAVFDPVRDASETIREAKESFIRRIRSSGYVATGSYLLERYRVEEYTVPFPIAGALLFNISDPAFLAFFERKEIPYAVVNGLHLDRGVGVQVDERHSAALIIGALAERGHEHVAYYAVHSDFGDPRQHYSGALRERELREELQRHGIWLPEEVTGMEEASAELFLRRSVLENGATAVVCYDHVRAEEIAYAAWKLGLRIPGDISVVSFSDNPTLRRMTPPVSACSFSGGEMGEVAARTLLECLNGESGVCSRIYKVRATLVERGSIAAAKEKRSLLEN is encoded by the coding sequence ATGAATAGAGTGGAACAGGCCGGAAAAGGGAATGCCCCCCGCTCCGCTGCCGGTGTCATGGAACAGATCGCCGGACGGGTAGGTTGTTCTAAATCGACCGTCAGCCGGGTTCTGAGCGGAAAGGGGAAGAATTTTTCCGTCCGCCCGGAGCTCCGGGAAGCGATTCTGAGGACTGCGGACGAGCTGGAGTACCGTCCGAATCCGTTTCTGCAGATGATGCGGAGTCGGGAATCGAAAATCATTGCCGTCTTCGACCCGGTCAGGGATGCGTCGGAGACGATCCGGGAAGCGAAAGAGAGCTTTATCCGCCGGATCAGGAGCAGCGGTTACGTCGCAACCGGCAGCTATCTTCTGGAGCGTTACCGGGTGGAGGAATACACCGTGCCGTTTCCAATTGCGGGTGCGCTGCTCTTCAACATCAGCGATCCTGCGTTCCTGGCCTTTTTTGAACGGAAGGAGATTCCTTATGCCGTCGTGAACGGACTTCATCTCGACCGGGGAGTCGGCGTGCAGGTGGACGAGCGGCATTCGGCCGCCCTGATCATCGGAGCTCTGGCCGAACGCGGGCATGAGCATGTCGCCTATTACGCGGTTCATTCCGACTTCGGGGATCCCCGGCAACATTATTCGGGGGCCCTCCGCGAACGCGAGTTGCGCGAAGAGTTGCAGCGGCACGGAATCTGGCTGCCGGAAGAGGTCACCGGAATGGAGGAGGCTTCCGCCGAGCTCTTTCTGCGCCGCAGCGTGCTTGAAAACGGCGCGACGGCCGTTGTCTGCTATGATCATGTCCGGGCGGAGGAGATCGCCTATGCCGCCTGGAAGCTCGGATTGCGGATTCCCGGCGACATCAGCGTCGTCAGTTTCAGTGACAACCCGACGCTTCGCCGCATGACTCCACCGGTGAGCGCCTGTTCCTTCTCCGGTGGAGAGATGGGGGAAGTTGCCGCTCGGACCCTGCTGGAATGCCTGAATGGGGAATCCGGCGTATGTAGCCGGATTTACAAAGTCCGGGCGACGCTTGTCGAACGCGGCAGCATCGCCGCCGCCAAGGAAAAGAGGTCTCTGCTGGAGAACTGA
- a CDS encoding transglutaminase-like domain-containing protein has product MDQSRKIVLWSAAILLPAAFYFSAIADLPHITVITIILLVVASLKSTGWRVSDRSVIYLTVLAMAITLFGNYLAPLKQDRFGFMAIFSRPNLSVPFVLYLGALAAGFRRRGHAIGMAAAASILAFGLGGDIRLDGLASERMGEVSKLVAAFPYFFGGTMTIAILAILFGSRSGQKRANWKRPVLLVFSLTAIVGLIWLEYWGYRQNENLFRSLENALLRIGIRQLYTTGRNAAQFGSTPNLMTGMSPEFLAMSDRVALRAVGDEPPGYLRSRSFHRYERGIWHSSEEALGTPLPTTISEGSLSADQLYSVIRMEKTPNAWDIFPDESLQGNVLMIPGDTVSMALIASRVLRFRDGRIEVEAFVREGGYSVFTETRDEESAMQLPDKPGKEFLEVPREVKPVTDGIVEELKLANYPTDAERFMKLQEYFDREFKYSLDWQGPKSEPIKEGDYRPRRRPVPEDMERRFEQRPGFRMGMRTVGRLAGGAVNPRRRQGRFRPRWRPSDPVKYFLTEHRRAHCELFASATALILRSAGVPTRYVTGVICNERHPSGKYYIARYGNAHAWVEAFDRQNKRWVVVDTTPPSITTPAARPDSWQEQLSSRGDYLRLAWFEVLSSLRRGHFAEGTMAALALVWEWLLYLVTHPAWGTLGGFVFGFLIWILLYRRKRRLSDHLTPERRKIQKEYFKLLKKLRRQKVIPKEEVPTAAELLAIVDRHPTMPPPRRIELTNYLNGYLVRRYSTRD; this is encoded by the coding sequence ATGGATCAATCCAGAAAAATCGTATTGTGGTCGGCGGCGATTCTGCTGCCGGCGGCGTTCTACTTCAGCGCGATTGCGGATCTGCCGCACATCACGGTCATCACGATCATCCTGCTCGTGGTCGCGTCGCTGAAATCCACCGGATGGCGGGTCAGCGACCGGTCGGTCATCTACCTGACCGTCCTCGCGATGGCGATCACGCTGTTCGGCAACTATCTCGCCCCGCTGAAGCAGGACCGGTTCGGCTTCATGGCGATCTTTTCGCGCCCGAATCTGTCGGTGCCGTTCGTGCTTTACCTGGGGGCGCTGGCGGCCGGATTCCGGCGTCGCGGGCACGCGATCGGCATGGCCGCCGCCGCCTCGATCCTCGCCTTCGGGCTCGGCGGCGACATCCGGCTCGACGGACTCGCCTCCGAACGGATGGGCGAGGTGTCGAAGCTCGTCGCGGCCTTTCCCTACTTTTTCGGCGGGACAATGACGATTGCGATTCTGGCGATCCTGTTCGGCAGCCGGTCGGGGCAGAAGAGGGCGAACTGGAAGCGTCCGGTGCTGCTGGTGTTTTCACTGACGGCGATCGTCGGACTCATCTGGCTGGAGTACTGGGGGTACCGCCAGAACGAAAACCTGTTCCGAAGTCTCGAAAACGCGCTTCTGCGGATCGGCATCCGGCAGCTTTACACCACCGGCCGGAACGCCGCGCAGTTCGGATCGACGCCGAACCTCATGACCGGCATGTCGCCGGAGTTTCTGGCCATGTCCGACCGGGTGGCGCTGCGGGCGGTCGGCGACGAGCCGCCCGGCTATCTGCGGAGCCGTTCGTTCCACCGTTACGAGCGCGGCATCTGGCACAGTTCGGAGGAGGCGCTCGGGACGCCGCTGCCCACGACGATTTCGGAGGGGTCGCTTTCGGCCGACCAGCTCTATTCGGTGATCCGCATGGAGAAAACGCCGAACGCCTGGGATATTTTTCCGGACGAGTCGCTGCAGGGCAACGTGCTGATGATTCCGGGCGATACGGTTTCGATGGCGCTGATCGCCTCCCGCGTCCTTCGTTTCCGCGACGGCCGCATCGAGGTAGAGGCGTTCGTGCGCGAGGGCGGCTATTCGGTTTTCACCGAAACCAGGGACGAGGAAAGCGCCATGCAGCTGCCGGACAAGCCCGGCAAGGAGTTTCTCGAAGTTCCGCGCGAGGTCAAGCCCGTCACCGACGGCATCGTCGAGGAGCTGAAACTTGCGAATTATCCGACCGACGCCGAACGGTTCATGAAGCTTCAGGAGTATTTCGACCGGGAGTTCAAATATTCGCTGGATTGGCAGGGGCCGAAGTCCGAACCGATCAAGGAGGGCGACTACCGGCCCCGGCGGCGGCCGGTTCCGGAGGATATGGAGCGCCGGTTCGAGCAGCGCCCGGGCTTCCGCATGGGCATGCGCACCGTGGGGCGACTGGCCGGCGGAGCCGTGAATCCGCGCCGCCGGCAGGGCCGGTTCCGGCCGCGCTGGCGGCCGAGCGACCCGGTCAAGTATTTCCTGACCGAGCACCGGCGGGCGCATTGCGAATTGTTCGCTTCGGCGACCGCGCTGATCCTGCGCAGCGCCGGAGTGCCGACGCGGTATGTGACCGGCGTGATCTGCAATGAGCGGCACCCCTCCGGCAAATACTATATCGCCCGCTACGGCAATGCGCATGCGTGGGTCGAGGCGTTCGACCGCCAGAACAAACGCTGGGTCGTCGTCGATACGACGCCGCCGAGCATTACGACGCCGGCGGCGCGCCCGGATTCGTGGCAGGAACAGCTCAGCAGCCGCGGCGATTATCTGCGGCTGGCCTGGTTCGAGGTTCTGAGCAGCCTGCGCCGCGGCCATTTCGCCGAGGGGACCATGGCCGCGCTCGCCCTCGTCTGGGAGTGGCTCCTCTATCTGGTCACGCATCCGGCCTGGGGTACGCTGGGCGGATTTGTTTTCGGTTTCCTGATCTGGATTCTGCTTTACCGCCGCAAACGGCGTCTCTCCGACCACCTGACGCCGGAGCGGCGGAAGATCCAGAAGGAATATTTCAAGCTGCTGAAGAAGCTCCGGAGGCAGAAAGTGATTCCGAAGGAGGAGGTTCCGACCGCCGCCGAGCTGCTGGCCATCGTCGACCGCCACCCGACCATGCCGCCGCCGCGGCGGATCGAGCTGACCAATTACCTGAACGGGTACCTGGTCCGGAGATATTCGACCCGCGACTGA
- a CDS encoding DUF58 domain-containing protein → MNLNLEAYIQRKMSRFLDGPETFQFNALRNGTQRKYRSSSLALFAWFIGITRLFLSPVGFYLLPVVAMLVAYASVAMDAPMRFMVLIFLAVFLVELSLGFWYRPRVDLVRLMPDRVRAKSTFKVHFILRNRRKFPAWDLCADPFNYSSGLTIEKHAAVGVLPPRAEVKLESVVYAKRRGRYLIYTTRVESRFPFNLIKWSCRWRSDARLLAVYPAFTSLSKFTLPLGARNQAEGMARYSKIGESMELMGVRDYRDGDDIRRIDWPGTARLGSFVVKEFEEDELKRIALVTDTYVPPVKFWKLHRTPRESEHLEAALELTAALAEYLSRGEAAVELFAVGPEVHRLETGRGTTSFDAVCDILSGIDASPVPALAQLEADVFRDLSEVGGAVVVLIGDDDDRRKFVEKLRESGVSLRVFLITDEPAADLPPDWFALSPKAVRTGMVREL, encoded by the coding sequence GTGAATCTGAATTTGGAAGCATATATCCAGCGCAAAATGAGCCGGTTCCTGGACGGGCCGGAGACATTTCAGTTCAATGCGCTTCGGAATGGAACGCAGCGGAAATACCGTTCCAGCTCGCTGGCGCTCTTCGCGTGGTTTATCGGGATCACGCGCCTCTTCCTTTCTCCGGTCGGCTTCTATCTGCTGCCCGTGGTCGCGATGCTGGTCGCCTATGCTTCCGTGGCGATGGATGCTCCCATGCGGTTCATGGTCCTGATCTTCCTCGCGGTGTTTCTGGTCGAGCTGTCCCTCGGCTTCTGGTATCGGCCGCGCGTCGATCTCGTCCGGCTGATGCCGGACCGGGTGCGCGCGAAATCGACCTTCAAGGTCCATTTCATCCTGCGCAACCGGCGCAAATTCCCGGCCTGGGACCTCTGTGCGGACCCGTTCAATTATTCGTCCGGGCTCACGATCGAAAAGCATGCCGCGGTCGGCGTGTTGCCTCCCAGGGCGGAAGTCAAGCTCGAAAGCGTGGTTTATGCGAAGCGGCGCGGGCGCTATCTGATTTACACGACCCGGGTCGAGTCCCGTTTCCCGTTCAACCTGATCAAGTGGAGCTGCCGCTGGCGCAGCGACGCCCGGCTGCTGGCGGTCTATCCGGCTTTCACCTCGCTGTCGAAATTCACCCTTCCGCTCGGGGCCCGGAATCAGGCGGAGGGGATGGCGCGTTATTCGAAAATCGGCGAGTCGATGGAGCTTATGGGGGTGCGCGACTATCGCGACGGCGACGACATCCGGCGAATCGACTGGCCCGGAACCGCCCGGCTCGGCTCCTTCGTGGTCAAGGAGTTCGAAGAGGATGAGCTCAAGCGGATCGCGCTGGTGACCGATACGTATGTGCCGCCTGTGAAGTTCTGGAAGCTCCACCGCACGCCGCGGGAATCCGAGCACCTCGAAGCGGCCCTGGAGCTGACGGCGGCGCTGGCCGAATACCTTTCGCGCGGCGAAGCCGCCGTCGAACTGTTTGCCGTGGGTCCCGAGGTGCATCGGCTCGAAACCGGCCGGGGCACCACGAGTTTCGATGCCGTGTGCGATATCTTAAGCGGCATCGATGCGTCCCCGGTTCCGGCGCTGGCGCAGCTCGAAGCCGACGTGTTCCGCGATCTCTCCGAGGTCGGCGGCGCCGTAGTGGTCCTGATCGGGGACGACGACGACCGCCGGAAGTTTGTGGAGAAACTGCGCGAGAGCGGCGTTTCCCTCCGGGTGTTTCTGATTACCGACGAGCCGGCCGCGGACCTGCCGCCCGACTGGTTCGCGCTTTCTCCGAAAGCGGTGCGGACCGGCATGGTGAGGGAGCTGTAA
- a CDS encoding intermembrane phospholipid transport protein YdbH family protein: MTKERHIFRSGRRRLRLLILPAVLLAAAGGGVWFWFEHSPARAVERMLLSIKGLEAEQVEEQSPDRILIRRISYRADDGVAAGCEGLEIGLDANGVPRSVSAAGVEIGRITQLLPLVAGAARRGTLPAEFSVTGSFRRKARKGDFAFEFKWMRRPDGDFDIEFSMPDPGLAASGSYRPQTGAAELRLRGRATTELLELVESRIPAEVALSGAFDVDGVLKLDFGRPDPVRSFEGELAFSEGTAVSGGVWEISPGRRAVFRWYGAERPWEVALPETSLRRPLELPLGALTVTGGADSVIRFSVVNAPPVGEMTGVMRIDGHYDRGDGSWMFRQSESSDRAVRWSGELPCGEFNCIWRSPRISGGGSRSHGSIDFSFGFESVKFRAPGSQQELAALPGTLTGSWNFDYDNPEASSFELSGLLKSSKLEWPNPESAWSASSALVSFRFSRQTGEREAMLVLEPELGGVNLYGGGVPKLKLEGFSGRFNSTFDPAAAERMPLRVEGAVEVRRVNPVRSMFGAGEFRDLRFSGYAELSPAWLVQGFRAAGGAENALFRYSECEISAAMPVFELRFDRNAITPGDNFLGRMDTGRLTLSALGGTFSVPKAHAAWSSELREAELLPERWTALLELPAGTVGSHDLEGSFQALSSRVSFDHSQVGALEAKLTGFEARLGEQPAVRQLRAGEQVLVFNRDKEGGSGRFSFSDGSFSESGFGAEQVSAAIPLVWRDGAVTGNGSFRAGSVTVPGGLLKSASGDVRFEGGTFRLAGQAASPFWPEGALLWTGEFSWGKQWRASGDFSLKPTTLSAPLPLGGILPAAAGLSLKGGLAGKGTFEFLPARTEWSCEFTPADASLSGNGLALARLSGTLRLPGGGARSRNSGGEFRFGEAKLDDVAIRNGSLSFRLLRPEECDILSAGGTVWGGRARLAAPFTLRAGTEAADAGIVVRGLEWAGLLRSLGLPGDLIDGRADGTLFWRIHADGRPPALASAELTAAAGGKLKLEALEPFVQAGSSGSAARQRILLNLLRDFNSRSLRLRLEEASGGGWLLSLSAAGRPGQLQIRDENYRRLIRSVDPAAFGLDGEIEFTVNYRIPGKKEAKEKK; encoded by the coding sequence ATGACGAAAGAACGGCACATCTTCCGCAGCGGACGGCGCCGGCTTCGGCTGCTGATCCTTCCGGCGGTGCTGCTGGCGGCTGCCGGCGGCGGCGTCTGGTTCTGGTTCGAACACTCCCCGGCCCGCGCCGTGGAGCGCATGCTGCTTTCAATCAAGGGGCTTGAGGCGGAACAGGTGGAAGAGCAGTCGCCGGACCGGATTCTGATCCGGCGCATCTCGTATCGCGCGGACGACGGAGTCGCCGCCGGCTGCGAAGGGCTCGAGATCGGCCTCGATGCGAACGGCGTGCCGCGTTCGGTATCCGCCGCGGGCGTCGAGATCGGACGGATCACGCAGCTTCTGCCGCTGGTGGCCGGGGCGGCGCGCCGGGGAACGCTGCCCGCCGAGTTTTCGGTTACCGGCTCTTTCCGGCGGAAGGCCAGGAAAGGGGATTTTGCGTTTGAATTCAAGTGGATGCGCCGCCCGGACGGTGATTTCGACATCGAGTTTTCGATGCCGGACCCGGGGCTGGCCGCGAGCGGCAGCTACCGTCCGCAGACAGGCGCCGCCGAACTGAGATTGCGGGGGCGGGCGACGACGGAACTGCTCGAACTGGTCGAGAGCCGCATTCCCGCAGAGGTCGCGCTTTCGGGGGCGTTCGATGTCGACGGAGTTCTCAAGCTGGATTTCGGCAGGCCCGACCCGGTCCGCTCCTTTGAGGGCGAACTTGCCTTTTCGGAAGGGACTGCCGTGTCCGGGGGCGTCTGGGAGATTTCCCCGGGCAGGCGGGCGGTGTTCCGCTGGTACGGCGCGGAGCGGCCGTGGGAGGTCGCACTGCCGGAGACCTCGCTGCGGCGCCCGCTGGAGCTGCCGCTCGGTGCGCTGACCGTGACCGGGGGCGCCGATTCCGTCATCCGGTTTTCGGTCGTGAACGCTCCGCCGGTCGGGGAGATGACCGGCGTCATGCGGATCGACGGCCATTACGACCGGGGGGACGGCAGCTGGATGTTCCGCCAGTCCGAAAGTTCGGACCGGGCGGTCCGCTGGAGCGGTGAGCTGCCGTGCGGAGAATTCAACTGCATCTGGCGTTCGCCGCGGATTTCCGGCGGCGGCTCCCGTTCGCACGGCAGCATCGATTTTTCGTTCGGCTTCGAGTCGGTGAAGTTCCGGGCGCCGGGGAGCCAGCAGGAGCTGGCCGCGCTGCCGGGGACGCTGACCGGCAGCTGGAATTTCGATTACGACAATCCGGAGGCTTCGAGTTTCGAGCTCTCCGGCCTGCTGAAGAGTTCGAAGCTCGAATGGCCGAATCCGGAGAGCGCCTGGAGCGCATCATCGGCGCTGGTCTCCTTCCGCTTTTCCCGGCAGACGGGGGAGCGGGAGGCAATGCTGGTTCTGGAGCCGGAGCTCGGCGGGGTCAACCTTTACGGCGGCGGCGTGCCGAAGCTGAAGCTCGAGGGATTTTCGGGCCGGTTCAACTCCACGTTCGATCCGGCCGCTGCGGAGCGCATGCCGCTGCGGGTCGAAGGCGCCGTTGAAGTGCGGCGTGTGAATCCGGTCCGTTCCATGTTCGGCGCCGGGGAGTTCCGGGATCTGCGCTTCTCCGGCTATGCGGAGCTGTCGCCGGCCTGGCTGGTTCAGGGATTCCGGGCGGCGGGCGGCGCGGAAAACGCGCTTTTCCGTTATTCCGAATGCGAGATTTCCGCCGCGATGCCGGTTTTCGAGCTGAGGTTCGACCGCAACGCGATCACGCCCGGCGACAATTTTCTGGGCCGCATGGATACGGGGCGGCTGACGCTTTCCGCACTGGGCGGAACCTTTTCGGTGCCGAAGGCGCATGCGGCCTGGAGCAGTGAGCTGCGGGAAGCAGAGCTTCTGCCCGAGCGGTGGACGGCGCTGCTCGAATTGCCGGCCGGAACGGTCGGCAGCCACGACCTCGAAGGCAGTTTTCAGGCGCTGTCGAGCCGGGTTTCGTTCGATCACTCGCAGGTCGGCGCTCTGGAGGCGAAACTGACCGGCTTCGAGGCGCGTCTGGGGGAACAGCCCGCTGTCCGGCAGCTCAGGGCCGGAGAACAGGTGCTGGTGTTCAACCGGGACAAGGAGGGCGGCAGCGGCCGCTTCTCCTTCTCGGACGGAAGCTTTTCCGAGAGCGGTTTCGGGGCGGAGCAGGTTTCCGCGGCGATTCCGCTGGTGTGGCGGGACGGCGCGGTGACCGGGAACGGTTCGTTCCGGGCCGGGTCGGTCACGGTTCCCGGCGGCCTGCTGAAGAGCGCCTCCGGCGATGTGCGGTTTGAAGGGGGAACCTTCCGCCTGGCCGGGCAGGCGGCTTCGCCGTTCTGGCCGGAGGGCGCTCTGCTCTGGACCGGTGAGTTTTCGTGGGGGAAGCAGTGGCGCGCCTCCGGCGACTTTTCTCTGAAGCCGACCACGCTTTCGGCGCCGTTGCCGCTCGGCGGAATCCTGCCCGCGGCCGCGGGCTTGTCGCTCAAGGGCGGCCTGGCCGGAAAAGGGACGTTCGAATTTCTGCCTGCCCGCACGGAGTGGAGCTGCGAATTCACTCCGGCGGACGCTTCGCTCTCCGGCAACGGTCTGGCGCTAGCACGGCTCTCCGGGACGCTGCGGCTGCCGGGCGGCGGTGCCCGGAGCCGGAATTCCGGCGGAGAATTCCGGTTCGGCGAGGCGAAGCTCGACGATGTTGCGATCCGGAACGGTTCGCTTTCGTTCCGGCTGCTCCGGCCCGAGGAGTGCGATATTTTAAGCGCCGGCGGCACGGTGTGGGGCGGCCGGGCGCGGCTCGCCGCCCCCTTCACGCTTCGCGCCGGTACGGAGGCTGCGGACGCCGGGATCGTGGTCCGCGGCCTGGAGTGGGCCGGTCTGCTGCGGAGCCTCGGCCTCCCCGGAGACCTGATCGACGGCCGCGCGGACGGCACCTTGTTCTGGCGGATTCATGCCGACGGGCGGCCCCCGGCGCTGGCGTCGGCGGAATTGACTGCGGCTGCCGGAGGCAAACTGAAGCTTGAAGCGCTGGAACCGTTCGTGCAGGCCGGTTCTTCCGGGTCGGCGGCGCGCCAGCGCATTCTGCTGAATCTGCTGCGCGATTTCAACAGCCGCAGTTTGCGGCTCCGCCTGGAGGAGGCGTCCGGCGGCGGCTGGCTGCTGAGTCTGTCGGCGGCCGGGAGGCCCGGGCAGCTTCAGATCCGTGATGAGAACTACCGGCGGCTGATCCGTTCCGTGGATCCGGCCGCGTTCGGGCTGGACGGGGAAATCGAGTTCACCGTCAATTACCGGATCCCCGGCAAGAAAGAGGCAAAGGAGAAGAAGTGA
- a CDS encoding ABC transporter permease, which yields MFNYFKISINTFKESVREPIYFLMLLAGLILIGSYPSAALFVFSEQLKLVVDSSMATGLIFGLIVAVLCASHTVAREMRNGTVLLLLSKPVYRWTFILGKITGIGAAVTLFTLLCNLATITSVFIATDQFRFDMTIFFSYYGVLIAICAVGMIFNFWRGSSFPEISTYAATLLIPIITAVCILTQERPTVSLTDLSYALVLLNFAVIAMSTISVVFATRLDIVANLSLCTTVFFLGLVSSYLFQRQTDSELLNALFQFCYAVLPNWQYFWLADAVAVNRPIPFSYVVDSLVYVVLYVSICSMWAVAIFQNKEIAGDGRV from the coding sequence ATGTTCAACTATTTCAAGATCAGTATCAACACCTTCAAGGAGTCGGTCCGCGAGCCGATCTACTTCCTGATGCTGCTCGCGGGGCTGATTCTGATCGGCAGTTATCCGTCAGCGGCGCTTTTCGTCTTCTCCGAGCAGTTGAAGCTCGTGGTCGACAGCTCCATGGCGACAGGGCTCATCTTCGGGCTCATCGTCGCCGTGCTCTGCGCATCGCACACCGTAGCGCGCGAAATGCGCAACGGAACCGTGCTTCTGCTGCTTTCGAAACCGGTCTACCGCTGGACGTTCATCCTCGGCAAGATCACCGGCATCGGCGCGGCGGTCACGCTGTTCACGCTGCTCTGCAACCTTGCGACCATCACCTCCGTTTTCATCGCGACCGACCAGTTCCGGTTCGACATGACGATCTTTTTCTCCTACTACGGAGTCCTGATCGCGATCTGCGCGGTCGGCATGATCTTCAACTTCTGGCGCGGCAGCTCCTTCCCGGAGATCAGCACGTATGCGGCCACGCTGCTGATTCCGATCATCACGGCCGTCTGCATCCTGACCCAGGAGCGGCCGACCGTCTCGCTGACCGACCTCAGCTATGCCCTCGTGCTGCTGAATTTCGCCGTCATCGCCATGTCGACCATCTCGGTGGTATTCGCCACACGGCTCGACATCGTGGCGAACCTGTCACTCTGCACGACCGTATTTTTCCTCGGGCTGGTCTCGAGCTACCTGTTCCAGCGCCAGACCGACTCGGAGCTGCTGAACGCCCTCTTCCAGTTCTGCTATGCCGTCCTGCCGAACTGGCAGTATTTCTGGCTGGCGGACGCGGTCGCAGTCAACCGGCCGATCCCGTTCAGCTATGTGGTGGACAGTCTGGTCTACGTCGTGCTTTACGTGTCGATCTGCTCGATGTGGGCGGTGGCCATTTTCCAGAACAAGGAGATCGCCGGCGACGGCCGGGTCTGA